The following proteins are encoded in a genomic region of Dasypus novemcinctus isolate mDasNov1 chromosome 3, mDasNov1.1.hap2, whole genome shotgun sequence:
- the LOC131275954 gene encoding granzyme H-like: MQPLLFLLVFLLTPGADAGKIIGGHEAKPHSRPYMAYIVYWAKGQKKFCGGSLIQENFVLTAAHCLGSPINVTLGAHNVNEQEKTQQRIPVKEPIPHPDYDRKTLSNDIMLLQLERKAKRTAAVRPLRLPRSQAQVRPGQVCSVAGWGRVAVGISTTKLQEVQLTVQEDRVCQSTYPNLYNNGTQICVGEPKKNKASFQGDSGGPLVCNNVAQGIVSYGNKVGKPPRVFTKVSRFLPWIKETMKKL; this comes from the exons ATGCAGCCACTCCTGTTCCTGTTGGTCTTTCTCTTGACCCCTGGGGCAGACGCAG ggAAGATCATCGGGGGACATGAGGCCAAGCCCCACTCACGCCCCTACATGGCATATATTGTGTACTGGGCTAAGGGGCAGAAGAAATTCTGTGGTGGTTCCCTGATCCAAGAGAACTTCGTGCTGACAGCTGCTCACTGCCTTGGGAG CCCAATAAATGTAACCCTGGGGGCCCACAATGTCAATGAGCAGGAAAAGACCCAGCAGCGCATCCCTGTGAAAGAACCCATCCCCCACCCAGACTATGATAGGAAAACACTCTCTAATGACATCATGTTACTGCAG CTGGAGAGAAAGGCCAAACGGACTGCAGCTGTGCGCCCCCTCAGGTTGCCCAGGAGCCAGGCCCAGGTGCGACCAGGCCAGGTGTGCAGTGTGGCCGGCTGGGGGCGGGTCGCAGTGGGTATTTCAACCACCAAACTGCAAGAGGTACAGCTGACTGTGCAGGAAGATCGGGTTTGCCAATCCACCTATCCCAACCTTTATAACAATGGCACTCAGATTTGCGTGGGGGAACCAAAGAAAAACAAGGCTTCCTTTCAG GGGGACTCTGGGGGGCCCCTTGTCTGTAACAACGTGGCCCAGGGCATTGTCTCATATGGGAATAAAGTTGGGAAACCTCCACGGGTCTTCACCAAAGTCTCACGTTTCCTGCCCTGGATAAAGGAAACAATGAAGAAGCTCTAA